The following nucleotide sequence is from Barnesiella viscericola DSM 18177.
ATGGCCTCCCGCATGAAAGAGTAAAATTCATAGGGGAAGAAATTTCCCTTACCTGTAAACACGAGAGAGGGGTGCAATTGTCGTCGCACCCCTCTCTCGTTTATTTTTACCACCACGAGGCGGGTCAAGAACGGTCTTTCTTGAAGAGACGTTTATACCACGGAGTTTCACGCTTAGTCGTGTAACCGTATCCATAGCCGTATCGGCCACTGCCATACTGACGATAAGAGTAGCCCTTCGACTTCATGTTCACATCGTTCAATATAAGATAGACCGGTATATCGAGGCGCTTGTTGCGAACCCAACCGTTCAACATCTCGATAGAAGCCTTGTTGGTATAGTTGGCTCGGGCCACATAAATCATCACATCAACGGCCCGGGCCAGCAGGAAGGTATCGGAAACCATACCCAACGGAGCCGTATCGAGTATGACATAATCGTAGTGGGCACGAGCATAATCGATAATCTGGTCGAACCGGTCGCTCATCAACAACTCGTTGGGATTGGGCGGAATGGGTCCCGCCATAAGCAAATCGAGATTCGAGTCAAGACCCGAAGGGTGAATAAGCGATGCCAAATCGGTATTAGCTCCCGACAGATAAGTGGTAACACCCTCCCGATTGGGACGATGGAAATATTCCGAAAGGCGAGGCCGACGTATGTCCATACCTATGAGAAGCGCCCGTTTTCCCGTAAGAGCAAAACTCAGAGCCATATTCGAGGCGATAAAGGTCTTACCCTCGTGCATGACCGACGAGGTAACCGCCAATACCTTCTTGTCGGAACTGGTCAGCACGAATTGTAAATTGTTACGAACCAATCGGAACAGCTCGGCAATGGGCTCGACACTCTTCTTCTCAACCACAAAAAACTTACCTTCGGGTTTTTTCGAGATTTCGGCCAAAATGGGAATTGAGGTCAACCGTTCAAGCATCTTCTTATCTGTCAGCACAGGGAAGAAAGCCATTTTCAGATAGATAATGAATACCGGAATCAAGATACCAAGCAGAACAGCTCCACCCAGAAGCAACAACGTCTTGGGTGAAACCGGCTCGCCCGTGGAGTCGGGGTCGTCGATAATACGGGCTATCGGCACAACCATATTCTTGGACAGGTCGTTCTCCTCGCGCTTCTCAAGCAGGAAGACGTATAGGTTTTCCTTAATGCGCTGTTGCCGCATGATGTCGGAGAGTTCCCGCTCGTAGAGGGGCATGTTCTTGATTTTGTCTTCGATTCTTTGATCTTGCCGAGCTACATCGCGTTTTTGAATCTCTATTCCCTTGCGTATGCTGGTAACCCCTTTAAGCAACAACGCTCGCTGTGTTTTTATGTCGCGGGTAAGTTCGACTATCACCGGGTTTGACTCGGACGACGAAAGCAACAGGCGCTCGCGTTGCTGCAAAATCTTATTATAGTCATTAATGAGAGTCGCAAAATCCTTGTCGTCGATTCCCAGCACCGGTATGGGCATGTATTCGTTATCAGGGACAGCCAGAAAAGCCTCGACATAATCGACCAAGCTCTTTTGCAATTCCAACTCGGCCATTTTCTCATCGGTATATCCGGTCTGTTCCAAATAAAGTTTGGCTTCGGCCGAAACATCAATCAAGTTATTATGACTTCGGTACGACTCCACTTGTGCCTCGACAGCCGACAACTCCGCAGAAATGGAAGCGAGGCGCCCCTCGATAAACTGTTGCGTCTTTTCGGTACCCTGATTCTTCTGGTTCGCGGCATCAATATTATAGAAGTCGACCAAGGTTTGGATAAAATTTTTTCCCTCTTCAATAACCGGCGTACGATATGTCACATTCAAAATCGTAGCCTTCCTCGACGCGAAAACAACGGCCAGCTTCGAATCAAGATCTTTGCTCACCGCACGGGGATTGGAGAACCAAATATCCAGTGTTTTGTCAAGCGTAGGAATCGTATCGCCCGTGTACTTCAATTGCACGAAACTGCCTTCAAACGGAAGGGTATAGGGCAACCCGTCGATAAGTTCGTTGCAAATTTCTACCTTATTATCCTTTTTGTCGTAGGTTTCGGCTTTAATATGTAATTTTCCCTGGCGGGGTGACAACTCGATGTGGAGAGGATATTCTATTTTACGCGGATTAATCGAATCGGTCACCAACTCGACCGGCGAATTTCCATACAAGGGGGTTCTTGTCATGAACGATTTCCAGGCATACGACTTGTACAGGCCAAGTTTCTCGACAGCAGCCGTAATCTGATTCTTGGAACGAAATACCTCTATTTCATTATCAATATTGTTTTTATAGGGAGACAAGCCTAAACTCGTCAACAGGATATTGCTATTCTCACTATCGTTGTCTTGGATATAAACA
It contains:
- a CDS encoding GumC family protein, whose product is MEEGKPNKINRQTVTEEPLDLSDFWVECFSHWKWFAVSIVLLVVLTGLYCFKQTPEYEVSSAVYIQDNDSENSNILLTSLGLSPYKNNIDNEIEVFRSKNQITAAVEKLGLYKSYAWKSFMTRTPLYGNSPVELVTDSINPRKIEYPLHIELSPRQGKLHIKAETYDKKDNKVEICNELIDGLPYTLPFEGSFVQLKYTGDTIPTLDKTLDIWFSNPRAVSKDLDSKLAVVFASRKATILNVTYRTPVIEEGKNFIQTLVDFYNIDAANQKNQGTEKTQQFIEGRLASISAELSAVEAQVESYRSHNNLIDVSAEAKLYLEQTGYTDEKMAELELQKSLVDYVEAFLAVPDNEYMPIPVLGIDDKDFATLINDYNKILQQRERLLLSSSESNPVIVELTRDIKTQRALLLKGVTSIRKGIEIQKRDVARQDQRIEDKIKNMPLYERELSDIMRQQRIKENLYVFLLEKREENDLSKNMVVPIARIIDDPDSTGEPVSPKTLLLLGGAVLLGILIPVFIIYLKMAFFPVLTDKKMLERLTSIPILAEISKKPEGKFFVVEKKSVEPIAELFRLVRNNLQFVLTSSDKKVLAVTSSVMHEGKTFIASNMALSFALTGKRALLIGMDIRRPRLSEYFHRPNREGVTTYLSGANTDLASLIHPSGLDSNLDLLMAGPIPPNPNELLMSDRFDQIIDYARAHYDYVILDTAPLGMVSDTFLLARAVDVMIYVARANYTNKASIEMLNGWVRNKRLDIPVYLILNDVNMKSKGYSYRQYGSGRYGYGYGYTTKRETPWYKRLFKKDRS